From the Theobroma cacao cultivar B97-61/B2 chromosome 2, Criollo_cocoa_genome_V2, whole genome shotgun sequence genome, one window contains:
- the LOC18608692 gene encoding putative ribosomal-protein-alanine acetyltransferase, protein MESGALVVVELRRNSTSFEKVVKEIVKMEKKIFPKHESLARSFDEELRKNNAGLLYTTDLHGEVVGYVMYSWPSSLSASISKLAVKESHRRQGHGEALLKAAIEKCRTRNVHRISLHVDPLRSAAMGLYKKLGFQVDSLIKSYYSADRDAYRMYLDFDPK, encoded by the exons ATGGAGAGCGGAGCCTTGGTGGTGGTGGAGCTCCGAAGGAACTCAACAAGTTTTGAAAAGGTAGTAAAAGAGATTGTGAAGATGGAGAAAAAGATTTTCCCCAAGCACGAGTCACTTGCTAGATCCTTCGATGAAGAGCTGAGAAAGAACAACGCTGGGTTGCTTTACACAACAGATCTTCATGGAGAAGTGGTCGGCTATGTCATGTATTCCTGGCCCTCTTCACTCTCCGCTTCCATATCAAAGCTTGCAG TGAAGGAGAGTCATAGAAGGCAAGGCCATGGAGAGGCATTACTAAAAGCGGCAATTGAAAAATGCAGGACCAGAAATGTCCATCGGATATCACTTCACGTTGATCCTTTGAGAAGTGCTGCCATGGGTCTTTACAAGAAGCTTGGTTTTCAAGTTGATAGCTTGATCAAGAGTTACTACTCCGCTGATCGAGATGCCTATAGAATGTATTTGGATTTCGATCCAAAGTAG
- the LOC18608691 gene encoding tetraspanin-19 yields MVRVVRSCVQSILKLVNSIIGMVGTAMILYAIWLIRVWQREIGDFFPFEGSDYAAPWFIYTFLGLGVTLCVITCSGHIAAETANGCCLYFYMAFTFLLLMLEAAVTTDVFLNNDWEEDFPVDPSGSFNKFKNFIRSNFEFCKWIGFSVVSVQGLCILLAMILKALGPHQYYESDDDIDPARVPLLKNAVHPPYVVGSPAYGSHSNA; encoded by the exons ATGGTGAGAGTGGTAAGGAGCTGCGTACAATCAATATTGAAGCTGGTGAATTCAATTATAGGAATGGTTGGTACGGCTATGATTCTGTATGCAATTTGGTTAATTAGGGTTTGGCAAAGAGAAATTGGGGATTTTTTTCCGTTTGAAGGCTCTGATTATGCAGCTCCATG GTTTATCTACACTTTCCTTGGCCTGGGTGTTACTTTGTGTGTGATTACATGTTCTGGGCATATTGCTGCTGAAACTGCAAATGGCTGTTGCCTTTATTTT TATATGGCCTTCACCTTTTTACTTCTTATGCTGGAGGCTGCAGTGACGACTGATGTATTTCTGAATAATGACTGGGAGGAG GACTTTCCAGTGGATCCAAGTGGGAGTTTTAATaagttcaaaaatttcatcaggTCGAACTTCGAATTCTGCAAGTGGATAGGCTTTTCTGTCGTGTCTGTACAG GGACTATGTATCCTATTGGCAATGATCCTTAAAGCTCTTGGGCCGCATCAATATTATGAGAGTGACGATGATATTGATCCTGCGAGGGTTCCACTCCTGAAGAATGCTGTTCACCCACCTTATGTCGTTGGCAGCCCTGCATATGGATCCCATAGTAATGCCTGA